The Oryza glaberrima chromosome 9, OglaRS2, whole genome shotgun sequence genome includes a window with the following:
- the LOC127785002 gene encoding uncharacterized protein LOC127785002, with amino-acid sequence MATPTETRRGRGQRGGKLNKARRRKPVDSAMADGATTTTVDDVPDHLLQDILLRLASPTCLVRAAYACKRWRRVVTAAGFLDAFRALHGASRHVAGHYHTVDDAYYRQAAAGGFPDGGTNFVFVPSDELADTDRRRFSSLDFLPECESGYSWELADSRGGLLLLTKMKQRTGDGGSQARRHCFTFPDIVVCEPLTRRHQGIPCPPDLSGYQCLGVFLLDGDGDGGGIGMSNFKVICALYDRYLLNYILPLGETLACTFTSGGGGGSGGWRLPHSTAAGGDVTLERVRLDATSFVGRANGRVYWEIEGDEDGDMLVLDETTAGFSLVTFPENVRESYDKRTFRIIAGGDGVAMRVVRVINNDLKVFAQLDGDGEWVLEKRVWLPAAARGLPGYDEGYFQEQNGEAIVVAASAAYVLLRPPVEDTWLFSVELETMAVERWHERNKYAGVAYPCELPWPRALQATDADHISGRRRC; translated from the coding sequence ATGGCGACGCCGACGGagacgcgccgcggccgcggtcaGCGAGGGGGCAAGCTGAACaaggcgcggaggaggaagccTGTCGACTCAGCCATGgccgacggcgcgacgacgacgaccgtgGACGACGTCCCCGACCACCTCCTCCAGGACATCCTCCTCCGGCTCGCCTCCCCCACCTGCCTCGTCCGCGCGGCGTACGCGTGCAAGCGGTGGCGccgcgtcgtcaccgccgccggcttcctcgACGCCTTCCGCGCGCTCCACGGCGCGAGCCGCCACGTCGCCGGGCACTACCACACCGTCGACGACGCGTACTacaggcaggcggcggcggggggattCCCTGATGGTGGCACGAACTTCGTCTTCGTCCCTtccgacgagctcgccgacaCCGATCGCCGCCGGTTCTCCTCCCTCGATTTCCTCCCGGAGTGCGAGAGCGGCTACTCCTGGGAGCTCGCGGACTCCCGCGGCGGCCTACTCCTCCTCACCAAGATGAAGCAAcgcaccggcgacggcggctcacAGGCGCGGCGCCACTGCTTCACCTTCCCCGACATCGTCGTCTGCGAGCCCCTGACGCGGCGCCACCAGGGTATCCCCTGTCCTCCCGACCTCAGCGGATACCAGTGCCTcggcgtcttcctcctcgacggcgacggcgacggcggcggcatcggcatgTCCAACTTCAAGGTCATCTGCGCGCTCTACGATCGTTACCTGCTGAACTATATTCTCCCTCTCGGCGAGACATTGGCCTGCACGttcacctccggcggcggcggcggcagcggcggctggcgcCTACCGCACAGCACAGCCGCCGGTGGCGACGTCACACTGGAGCGTGTAAGGCTCGACGCCACGAGCTTCGTGGGGCGCGCCAATGGCCGCGTCTACTGGGAAATCGAGGGCGACGAAGACGGCGACATGCTCGTCCTCGACGAGACCACCGCGGGATTCTCCCTCGTGACGTTCCCGGAGAACGTCCGCGAGAGCTACGACAAGCGGACGTTCCGgatcatcgccggcggcgacggcgtcgccatGCGCGTGGTCCGTGTGATAAACAACGACCTCAAGGTGTTCGCgcagctcgacggcgacggcgagtgggTGCTCGAGAAGCGGGtttggttgccggcggcggcacggggcctGCCAGGGTACGACGAGGGGTACTTCCAGGAGCAGAACGGAGAAGCCATCGTTgtcgcggcgagcgcggcgtatGTGCTGCTGAGGCCGCCGGTGGAGGACACTTGGCTCTTCTCCGTCGAGCTGGAGACGATGGCGGTGGAGCGGTGGCATGAGAGGAACAAGTATGCCGGGGTGGCTTACCCCTGCGAGTTGCCATGGCCGCGGGCTTTGCAGGCTACGGATGCTGATCATATTAGTGGGAGGAGACGATGCTGA